Sequence from the Salinicoccus sp. Bachu38 genome:
ACTCTTTTGAAGCTTATGCGTGTTTAAAAACCGTGCCGCAAAAGACTGCTGCGAATAATGAAGGATTTTAGGAGGCTCGGCCATGCAAGTGATCTCATTATCCCTATTCTGGACCATCGTCATAGACATAGGTGCCTGGCTCTTTTTTCATTTGGCCATTGCAGCCATCTGTTTGAAACTCCCACCTGCAACCTTCCAGAATAATGCTTTCTGGTCCCGAATCTACTCATGGGAAAAATCAGGGGTTCTCTGGCAGCAGTTGTTTCGGGTAAAGGAATGGAAAGGGAGATTGATTGACGGCGCCTCCCTATTCAAAAGAGGGTATCAGAAAAAATCACTGCATGGCACGAGTAGAGAAGATCTGCGGACATTTGCCATGGAGACGGAACGGGCTGAACTGACACACTGGCTGTCGATACTGCCCGCCCCGCTGTTCTTCCTATGGAACCCACCGTTGGTGGGCTGGCTAATGATTGTATATGCGGTCGTCTTCAACTTGCCCTTCATCATCACCCAAAGATACAACCGCGGACGCATCAAAAGAATGCTGTCGTGACCCGGCAGCTTTCATTTTAAAAAGGGAAAGAGGTGTATGCATGACAAAGAAAGTGATCGTCATTGGTGCAGGTGTGGCAGGGCTGGCAAGTGCCATCAGACTGCAGCATGCCGGCTATCAGGTGGAGATCCATGAAAAGGATTCTACTCCGGGCGGAAAAATGAACCGGCTTGAAAAAGAGGGGTATCAATTCGACCTGGGACCGAGCATCGTCATGATGCCGGAACTGTACCGTGAAATATTCGAGCTTTGTGGACGCGATCCAGACGATTACATTCCAATGGAGAAATTGGACCCCATGTACCGGGTGTACTTCAGTGATACTCCGGATGCACCCATCGACATTTCCTCTGACCTGCCCGAGTTGACCAGAATGATCGAGTCCATCAGCCCTGGAGATACAGAGGGTTTTCTCCACTACCTGCATGATATCTATAAAGGGTTCATCTTCGCCCAGGACAATATTCTTGGACGACCCTTCCATAAAAGAAGTGACTTCTATAATATTTCGATGTTCAGGAAAGCACCGAAAGTGAAATTGGTGGGTACGGCGGATAATTTCATCGGAAGGTATATAAAGAGCGAACGCCTGAAGCAGATCATGGGCTTCCAGACATTGTACATAGGCATCTCCCCCTTCAACGGACCTTCCTTCTATTCGATGATTCCGATGATCCAGTTTCTATATGGGATATGGTTCATCAAAGGCGGGATGTATACCATGGCATCGTCCATGGAAAGACTTTTCAGGGAACTTGGCGGAGAAGTTGTCTATGGAAGCCAGGTGCAGGAAATCTCCATCGATGACCGGAAAGCGACCGGCATCAAGATGGACGACAGGAAAATTGATGCCGATTTTGTAGTCTGCAACGCCGATTTTCCATATGCGATGAAAAACCTGGTGAAAAGTCCTGCAACCAAAGGGAAATTCACCGACAGGAAGATTGAGGGGATGAAGTATTCCTGTTCCGGCTTCCTTCTATACTTGGGGATGGACCGGAAATATGAAGATGTCGAGCATGTCCATAATTTCATTTTCAATGAATCACTCGAGAAGAACATGCAGGATATCTTTGATGGTAAAAGATTGGAGCACGCCTCCTTCTATGTCTATATCGCATCGAAACTCGATCCAACGCTCGCGCCGGAAGGAAAGGATGGACTGTATATCCTGATGCCCGTATCCGACCTCGGTACGGCTGATTACGAATGGAATGATGAGACGGTCCAATACTACCGTACATACATTTTGGAAACCCTGAAGAAAATACGCGGATTTGAAAACGTTGAACAGGAGATCGTTACAGAAACCTGCTTCACGCCAGTTGATTTCGAGTCCAGATTCAATGCATATAATGGTGCTGCATTCGGTCTCCAGCCCACCCTTTCCCAAAGCATCCACAGGCGTCCGCAGAGCAAATCACCAAGCTGTTCCAACTTGTATTTCACAGGCAGCAGCACACATCCGGGTGCAGGTGTCCCGATTGTACTTCTGTCAGCCGGAATCGCTGCCCGGGAACTCATCCAAGATGATAAAGGCAGCCATCCAGACACTGAATGAATTAAAAGGGGGAGAAGCTTATGATGGTCAATCTTATAGTGGGCCTTCTGACAATTGTCGCCGGAATGCTCATGTTCTGGTCCCTGCCCCGCCCTCTCAGCCGGGAGAAAGATGCCGGATATCCCTTTGTATCCATCATCATTCCGGCCAGAAATGAAGCAGAAAGGATCTCCGCCCTGCTCGAGTCCCTGCAGGAACAGAGCTTCAGATCATTTGAAGTTCTGGTCGTCGACGATGACTCCACGGATGATACCGTTTCTGTCGCATCGGCTTTTGATGCAACAGTACTGCATAATGAATCCAAGGAGGCCGGCGCAGGCAAATCGTCAGCCTGCTGGCATGGTGTACAGCAGTCGAAAGGAGAATGGCTGCTTTTTCTGGATGCCGATACACGCTTCAGCACCCCTGACAGCCTTCAGGATCTGTTGACGCTGTATCGACGGAAAGGGGCACGGGGCATATTATCCCTGCAGCCGTTTCACCACATCGAAGCCATGTACGAAAATCTTTCAGCCATCTTCAACGTGATTGTTGTTGTGGGGATGAATGTATTCACCGTCTGGGGAAAGCGGTTTGAACCTGCAGGCTCGTTTGGCCCCTGCATCCTGTCCAACAGGGACGATTACCTTTCAACAGGCGGACATAAGGGCATCCAGGAAGCCATCATGGATGATTTGGCACTGGGACAGGCTTATCTCAATCAGGATCTGCCTGTCCATTGTCTGGGCGGCAAAGGGGGCATATCTTTCCGCATGTATCCGGAAGGGTTCAAAAGTCTTGTGGAGGGCTGGTGCAAAAGTTTTGCGCTCGGTTCAAAAGCGACACATCCTGCAGTCATGCTGATGACCATCATTTGGATTTCCGGCAGTTTCATAAGCACCGGGGCATTGGTTTCTTCACTTATCGCAATGGACCCCGTGCTGATTGCGCTCACCGGAGTGCTGTATCTCCTCTATGCGCTTCAAACAATGATATTCGCCCGAAGATGCGGGAATTTCAAAAGAAGTATTTTCATCTTCCACCCCATCCTGTTCTCATTTTTTGCAGGGGTATTCGTATATTCCATCTTCCGTGTCCATATACTGCGTTCCGTGAACTGGAAAGGAAGGAAGATAAACGTTAAATAGGATCGCCTTTATCAAGCCGGTCTTCCACCCGTTCATCCTCTGCTCCACCGCCATATAATGCTAGAAAAGAAAAGCGAGGTCCGTCAGTCATGCTCAAAACCATCATTGCAAAATTACTGCGACTCTTTCCAAATAATTCAGCAAAAACACCAATGGTCGATCAGCTGCCTGTAAAAAGCAAAAAGGACCTCCTTGTTGAAACATCCATTGGCCCTACCGCAATATCCCTCTATTATCCATTGGAAGCAGAACAAAAAAAGCACCCCCTCTACATCAATATCCATGGAGGTGCCTTCATAATGAATGATAAGGAGATGGATGATCCATATTGCCGATACCTGGCCAATCAGACGGGATGTGTCGTCCTCAACATCGATTATGTGAAAGCACCGGAATATCCTTTCCCGAAAGCAATCGAACAAAGCTATGACGTGTTCCAATGGATGAAGGGAAAAGCCGATGAGCTGGACATCGATACTGAGAAATTGATGGTGGGCGGCCAAAGCTCAGGCGGCAACATTGCAGCTGCATTCTGCCTCCACCTTGAAAATATAATGGAAAAACAGCCACTCCTGCAGGTTTTGTCCTGCCCAATGCTGGATTTCGTCACACCATATGCAGAGAAACCCGAACCAAATAAGTGGCGCGCGCAATTCCCACAGGCCGCACACTTTTTAAACATATGCTATGTGCCTGAAAAGGAAATGGCCAGGAATCCCCTCGCCTCCCCTGTTTATGCCGATATAAATGATCAATTGGCCCCTGCCCTTATCCTCATTGCTGAGCATGATGCTTTCAGACCAGAAGCTGAAGTTTACGCCGAGAAATTAAAAACAGCAGGCGTAAGCATTCAAGATGTCCTTTTCACAGGCTGTGGCCATGCTTTTACGCATCTGGGCCCAAAAGAAAAAGCACAGGAAGCTTGGCAGTTGATAGCACAGAAAATCAAAGAAGCCGTCGATCGGCAAGAAGTTTGGAAATAGGGACTTTTCAACTTCTTCCTCTTCCCGTTATTGAAAAATTCGGATCATCGAGTAAGGGAACAAACCCGTCACCTCTGTTGGTCTTTTATGAATGCCCCCATTTCATAATCAAAACACCCTTAAAGTTGAATTTGGAGTTCAACTTTAGGGGTGTACATCAAATCCGGGAGTATGGCTTTCAAGAGGTTGTGATAGGCAAAACTGCTACCGCCTAGATTGACCCACATGTCTATAATTTAATTCTTAACTGTTTCAAATTATTCCTTAAATTCACCCGTTTTTTGTCTTATTCTTCAAAAGGTTCATCCGACAACTCTTCGAAACTGAAAATCTGAATGCCTGAAACTTCATCCAGTTCAAGTGTATAGAGCACCCTGTTCTTTCGTTTTCCTTCAGAAGTTGCATGGGAATACACACGCTCCAGGATCATTTCCTGAGGTGGCGGACTCATATAGCTGAAGCGATTATCATCAATATTGACAAGATAATTCTCATGTTCGCTGAAATCTCCATTTTCCTTATTGGCAACAATGGCATCATAGGCTGCACTATCCGGTTCTAAATAGTGGAGCACATCATCACTTTCATCATTATAATACTGCATTAAATCATAGGCATAATGCTGGAAGTAGTTCTCGTAGTTTTTCGTAGAAATTGAGCCGATCACCCTCATTTGATAGTCGATTGCCCTGCGCGATTCATCGATTCTTGCAGGATAGCTTTCTGCTTCAGTCTCTTCCGGCAGTGTACCATTGGCGACATACTGGTCATAGGCATCCCTGACTTCTTCAACGGAGTCCAGTTCACAACGTATATTGAATTTTATAATACATTCCCTGGCATGTGGAGAAGCATCAGAGGCAGGTCCGTAAGCTTCATTGACATCCACTTCGTATTCGATATCTGTTTCAATCAATTCATGACTTTCAATACCGGTCAACTGGAGTTTGGTGGGTCCAACCGGACCATCTCCCTTACTGCTCTCGTACGTTACACGGTCACGTTCAATCCCATCGGACGAGGCGTGGGAGTATACCCTCTCAATCTGTCTCGTTCTAGGTTCACCACGCTCCGATTCTACCACTTCGGCACTGTACAGCTTATAGTCACTGAAATCACCCGATTCCTTATTCGCTACGGTGGCTTCATACAGAGTACTGCCTTCTTCCAAATACCCGAGTGCCGCATCACTTTCACTGTTGTAGTAATTCTCAAGCTCCATCGTAAAATAATGCGCTGTAATATCTATAGTGGACAGTGGATACTGATCGTCTGAAGGTGAAGGGCCTGTATTTTGATTATGCATTGTCATGTGAGAACCAAGTACATCTTCAAGAAATGTATCCGTTACTTCTCTTTTACCAAGCACCCCTTCATCCAATAAGCGCTGATATGCCTTCTTCTGATCATCAAGCGGTACTCCGTCACACGCCTCTCCCAGATTACTGA
This genomic interval carries:
- a CDS encoding glycosyl-4,4'-diaponeurosporenoate acyltransferase, giving the protein MQVISLSLFWTIVIDIGAWLFFHLAIAAICLKLPPATFQNNAFWSRIYSWEKSGVLWQQLFRVKEWKGRLIDGASLFKRGYQKKSLHGTSREDLRTFAMETERAELTHWLSILPAPLFFLWNPPLVGWLMIVYAVVFNLPFIITQRYNRGRIKRMLS
- a CDS encoding alpha/beta hydrolase, which produces MLKTIIAKLLRLFPNNSAKTPMVDQLPVKSKKDLLVETSIGPTAISLYYPLEAEQKKHPLYINIHGGAFIMNDKEMDDPYCRYLANQTGCVVLNIDYVKAPEYPFPKAIEQSYDVFQWMKGKADELDIDTEKLMVGGQSSGGNIAAAFCLHLENIMEKQPLLQVLSCPMLDFVTPYAEKPEPNKWRAQFPQAAHFLNICYVPEKEMARNPLASPVYADINDQLAPALILIAEHDAFRPEAEVYAEKLKTAGVSIQDVLFTGCGHAFTHLGPKEKAQEAWQLIAQKIKEAVDRQEVWK
- a CDS encoding glycosyltransferase gives rise to the protein MMVNLIVGLLTIVAGMLMFWSLPRPLSREKDAGYPFVSIIIPARNEAERISALLESLQEQSFRSFEVLVVDDDSTDDTVSVASAFDATVLHNESKEAGAGKSSACWHGVQQSKGEWLLFLDADTRFSTPDSLQDLLTLYRRKGARGILSLQPFHHIEAMYENLSAIFNVIVVVGMNVFTVWGKRFEPAGSFGPCILSNRDDYLSTGGHKGIQEAIMDDLALGQAYLNQDLPVHCLGGKGGISFRMYPEGFKSLVEGWCKSFALGSKATHPAVMLMTIIWISGSFISTGALVSSLIAMDPVLIALTGVLYLLYALQTMIFARRCGNFKRSIFIFHPILFSFFAGVFVYSIFRVHILRSVNWKGRKINVK
- a CDS encoding phytoene desaturase family protein; the protein is MTKKVIVIGAGVAGLASAIRLQHAGYQVEIHEKDSTPGGKMNRLEKEGYQFDLGPSIVMMPELYREIFELCGRDPDDYIPMEKLDPMYRVYFSDTPDAPIDISSDLPELTRMIESISPGDTEGFLHYLHDIYKGFIFAQDNILGRPFHKRSDFYNISMFRKAPKVKLVGTADNFIGRYIKSERLKQIMGFQTLYIGISPFNGPSFYSMIPMIQFLYGIWFIKGGMYTMASSMERLFRELGGEVVYGSQVQEISIDDRKATGIKMDDRKIDADFVVCNADFPYAMKNLVKSPATKGKFTDRKIEGMKYSCSGFLLYLGMDRKYEDVEHVHNFIFNESLEKNMQDIFDGKRLEHASFYVYIASKLDPTLAPEGKDGLYILMPVSDLGTADYEWNDETVQYYRTYILETLKKIRGFENVEQEIVTETCFTPVDFESRFNAYNGAAFGLQPTLSQSIHRRPQSKSPSCSNLYFTGSSTHPGAGVPIVLLSAGIAARELIQDDKGSHPDTE